From a region of the Orcinus orca chromosome 18, mOrcOrc1.1, whole genome shotgun sequence genome:
- the GJA3 gene encoding gap junction alpha-3 protein, with the protein MGDWSFLGRLLENAQEHSTVVGKVWLTVLFIFRILVLGAAAEEVWGDEQSDFTCNTQQPGCENVCYDRAFPISHVRFWVLQIIFVSTPTLIYLGHVLHLVRMEEKRKEREEERLKADGPPLGQDRPPVRDDRGKVRLAGALLRTYVFNIIFKTLFEVGFIAGQYFLYGFQLKPLYRCDRWPCPNTVDCFISRPTEKTIFILFMLAVACVSLLLNMLEIYHLGWKKLKQGMTDPYRPDTPGSSVRAAKPACERPLLLPSHSNPPALTIGFPPSYAPSASSLGQASAPGYPEPPPPAALPGTPGKGHPVGSPGGHQHLLATAPNWAGREAEQQTSAGKASPPLSAPAAPKPPAGPQQPPPEGGAGSSGDSDGEGAVTAVELHAPPELPADPGRSSKASKSSGGRARASDLAI; encoded by the coding sequence ATGGGCGACTGGAGCTTCCTGGGGAGACTCCTAGAGAACGCCCAGGAGCACTCCACTGTGGTCGGCAAGGTCTGGCTGACCGTGCTGTTCATCTTCAGGATCCTGGTGCTGGGGGCCGCGGCCGAGGAGGTGTGGGGGGACGAGCAGTCGGACTTCACGTGCAACACGCAGCAGCCGGGCTGCGAGAACGTGTGCTACGACCGCGCCTTCCCCATCTCGCACGTGCGCTTCTGGGTGCTGCAGATCATCTTCGTGTCCACGCCCACCCTCATCTACCTGGGCCACGTGCTGCACCTGGTGCGcatggaggagaagaggaaggagcgGGAGGAAGAGCGGCTGAAGGCCGACGGCCCGCCCCTCGGGCAGGACAGGCCCCCGGTGCGCGACGACCGGGGCAAGGTCCGCCTGGCCGGCGCCCTGCTCCGCACCTACGTCTTCAACATCATCTTCAAGACGCTGTTCGAGGTGGGCTTCATCGCCGGGCAGTACTTCCTGTACGGCTTCCAGCTGAAGCCGCTGTACCGCTGTGACCGGTGGCCCTGCCCGAACACGGTGGACTGCTTCATCTCGCGGCCCACGGAGAAGACCATCTTCATCCTCTTCATGCTGGCCGTGGCCTGCGTGTCCCTCTTGCTCAACATGCTGGAGATCTACCACCTGGGCTGGAAGAAGCTGAAACAGGGCATGACCGACCCTTACCGCCCGGACACTCCCGGCTCCAGCGTGAGGGCCGCAAAGCCTGCGTGTGAgcggcccctcctgctgccctcccactccaacccacccgcCCTCACCATCGGGTTCCCGCCCTCCTACGCGCCCTCGGCCTCTTCCCTGGGGCAGGCGTCGGCCCCAGGCTACCCCGAGCCCCCTCCGCCGGCAGCCCTGCCCGGGACCCCCGGCAAGGGCCACCCGGTCGGCTCCCCCGGCGGCCACCAGCACCTGCTCGCGACGGCGCCGAACTGGGCCGGCCGGGAGGCCGAGCAGCAGACTTCTGCCGGGAAGGCCTCCCCGCCGTTGTCCGCGCCCGCAGCCCCGAAGCCCCCGGCCGGCCCCCAGCAGCCCCCTCcggagggcggggcggggagcTCGGGCGACAGCGACGGGGAGGGGGCGGTGACTGCCGTGGAGCTGCACGCGCCCCCCGAGCTCCCCGCAGACCCCGGCCGGTCCAGCAAGGCCAGTAAGTCCAGCGGCGGCCGGGCCAGGGCCAGTGACTTGGCCATCTAG